The genomic region GAATTACGCGGAGATTTTTGTGGGTAAGGGCGTTGCTCCAGGCTTCTTTGCCTGGGCTATTCCGCTCGACACCCGGCGGCGTGCACGCATTGGACTCTGCATTGACCGGCAATGCGCCTCGCAGACCAATCCGTTAGCGTTCTTGAAGCGGAACCTAGCAGAGCATCGTGTGCTGGCGCGTAAATTTGGTGGCGCTGTTTTTCTGCGTTCCGCGGGCACCATCCCGCTGCCGATGGATGGTGGCAAGAGAAAAAAGACGCTGCATGTTGCGCATGGCTCGGGCATATTACTTGTTGGCGATGCTGCGGCCCAGATAAAGCCGATAACTGGCGGCGGGGTCTACTACGGACTGCGCTGTGGGAAGTTGGCGGGTGCGCAGGCAGCGCAGGCATGCTTGACGGGCGATATGACCGTGCTGCACGATTACGAGCGCCGCTGGCGTGCTGAATTAGGGCGAGAAATTGCGTTTGGTCTCATGGTGCACCGTTTACGCTGTGTGATGAATGACCGGGATTACGATACGCTCATACGAACGATCTCAGAAAGCGAGCTTGTCGAGCGAATAGCTGCGAAGGGCGACATGGATTATCCTTCGCTTGCCCTGCGCGGGCTGATACGGAATCCTCAGCTCCTCCCGCTGATGGCACGCAGCATCGTGAAATATTTATATACGAGGTGGAGTAAAGTAAACTAAGCAAAGCCGGCAGACGGCTTTCAGAGCGAGAGAACATGGCACGGATATATGCGCGGAGGCGGGGACGATCAAGCTCGAAGCGACCGTTCAGCATGCGGCTCAAGCAGGTGGCGCCTGATTGGGTCGAGCTGAGTTCGGAAGAGATTGAGAGCAAGGTGGTTGAACTCCGCAATCAGGGACTCTCATCGAGCGAGATTGGCATTCGATTACGGGACAGCCTTAGCGTGCCCAGCGTTCCGCTGGTAACCGGGAAGAAGATAATGAGCATTTTGAAGGAGCAGGAGCGCGCCAGTAAGCTGCCCGAGGATATCCAGAACTTGATGCGGAAAGCGCTGCGAATCAGGAAACATCTCGATGTGAATAAACGCGATATTCACAATAAGCGGGCATTGCAACTGACGGAATCCAAGATTCGGCGACTGGCCAAGTATTACCGGCGTGCGAACGTCCTGCCAGAGGATTGGAAATATAAGCCTGAGACAGCCGAGGTGCTCATGCGGGGATAATGAGTGGAGCGAGCATGAC from Methanomicrobia archaeon harbors:
- a CDS encoding NAD(P)/FAD-dependent oxidoreductase, which encodes MERRRYDVVVVGGGPAGCMAARYAAKAGVSTLLLEEHASIGEPVHCAGLLSTRALAEGELENPEWCVSREIKGAVIYSPSHQLLLESPTQRAYAVRRDRFDQALANAAVKAGAELMLKCTVKMVQIGDAGCMLTVATETPKVTREITARVVIGADGVRSTVARSAGLRTTQRYLHCGQIEGDYEAESNYAEIFVGKGVAPGFFAWAIPLDTRRRARIGLCIDRQCASQTNPLAFLKRNLAEHRVLARKFGGAVFLRSAGTIPLPMDGGKRKKTLHVAHGSGILLVGDAAAQIKPITGGGVYYGLRCGKLAGAQAAQACLTGDMTVLHDYERRWRAELGREIAFGLMVHRLRCVMNDRDYDTLIRTISESELVERIAAKGDMDYPSLALRGLIRNPQLLPLMARSIVKYLYTRWSKVN
- a CDS encoding 30S ribosomal protein S15; amino-acid sequence: MARIYARRRGRSSSKRPFSMRLKQVAPDWVELSSEEIESKVVELRNQGLSSSEIGIRLRDSLSVPSVPLVTGKKIMSILKEQERASKLPEDIQNLMRKALRIRKHLDVNKRDIHNKRALQLTESKIRRLAKYYRRANVLPEDWKYKPETAEVLMRG